CTTCCCGCAGCACGAGCGCGGCAAGGTCTTCGGCATGTTCGGCGCGATCGTCGGCCTCGGTGCCGTCTCGGGCCCGATGCTCGGCGCGCTGCTCACCGAGTGGAACCTCTTCGGTCTCGAATGGCGCACGATCTTCCTGATCAACCTGCCCGTCGGCATCGCGGGCGTGATCCTGGGCCGCAAGTTCATCTCCGAGTCCAAGGCCCCGCAGGCCCTGCGGCTCGACCTGGTCGGCGTCGTGCTCGCCACCCTCGCCCTGGTCATGCTGATCTTCCCGCTCACCCAGGGCCGGGAGAACGACTGGCCGCTGTGGGGCTTCGTCTGCATGATCGCGTCGCCCTTCGTCTTCGCCGCCTTCATCGCGTACGAGAAGTACAAGATCAAGAAGGACGGCTCCCCGCTCGTCGAGCTCTCCCTCTTCAAGGTCAAGAGCTTCGCCGGCGGCATCGCCGTCCAGCTGACCTTCGGCCTCGCGACCGGCATCTTCTTCCTGGTCTGGACGCTCTACATGCAGATGGGCCTCGGCTGGAGCGCCCTGCGAGCCGGCACCACCGGCATCCCCTTCTCCATCGCCGTCTCGGTCGCCGCCGGGCTCTCGGTCGAGAAGCTCACTCCGCGCTTCGGCCGCAAGGTGCTCCAGGCCGGTGCGCTGACCATGGCCGCCGGCCTGCTCCTCTACATCTGGGAGTCCGAGCACTACGGCATGGAGATCGCCTCCTGGCAGATGGCGGCCCCGCTGGTCGTCATGGGCATCGGCATGGGCCTGATCGTGGCCCCGCTCAACGACACCATCCTGTCCCAGGTGCCGCGCGAGCACGCCGGCTCGGCCTCCGGCCTGATCAACACCACCGGCCAGATGGGCAACGCGCTCGGTCTCGCCCTGACCTCCGTGGTCTTCTTCGGGTCGATCGAGGACGACATGGTCCTCGGCGCGCCGTACGTCGAGGCCTTCCGCGGGGCGCTGTGGTGGGTCGTGGCGGTGCTCGTCGTGATCTTCACCGTGATGTTCATGCTGCCGCGCAAGCAGATCCCGCTCGCGGAACGCGAGGGAGCCGTCGAGCCGGCCCCTGCGGTCTGAGCCCCGGCGGCCCGGTCTCCCGGGCCCCGATGTACGGACATACCCGCTCCCCGTGAGCGGGTATGTCCGTTTTCCTTTGTTTTCTCCCGCGCCCAGGCGTACGGTAGGGAAGAACCGCAGAACCCGGCATCGAACGGACACAAACCCACACGCGGCGTACGCGGCCGCCGGTACGGAAGTTGCGCTCGGATGATCCTCACCGTCACCCCCAACCCCTCCCTCGACCGGACCTACGAGGTCCCCTCGCTGGACCGCGGCGGGGTGCTCCGGGCCGCCGGGGAGCGGGTCGACCCCGGCGGGAAGGGGGTCAACGTCTCCCGGGCCGTCGCGGCGGCGGGCGTACCCACCACCGCGGTGCTCCCGCTCGGCGGCCCGGCCGGAGCGATGCTCGCCGAACTCCTGGGCGCGCAGGGCGTGGACGTCACCGCCGTCTCGATCGCCGGGCAGACCCGCTCGAACATCTCCGTCGTGGAACCGGACGGCACCCTGACGAAGATCAACGCGGCGGGCCCGGAACTCTCCGCGCAGGAGTCGGCCCTCCTCCTCGACACCGTCCGCGGCTCGGCCAGCGCCGCCTGGATCGCCTGCTGCGGCAGCCTGCCGCCCGGCCTGGAGCCCAGCTGGTACGCCGAACTCGTCGCCCGCGCCCACGAAGCGGGCGCCCGCGTCGCCCTGGACACCTCCGGCCCCGCCCTGGCGGCGGCCCTGCCCGCCCGCCCGGACGTCATCAAGCCGAACGCGGCGGAACTCGCCGAAGCGGTGGGCCGCCCGCTCGCCACCCTCGGGGACGCGGTCAAGGCCGCCGAGGAGCTGATCGGGCGCGGCGCGGGCGCGGTCCTGGCCTCCCTCGGCGCGACCGGACAGCTCCTGGTCGGCGCCGAGGGTGCCTACTACGGCACGGCGCCGGTCACGGCGGTCCGCAGCGACGTCGGGGCGGGCGACGCCGCCCTGGCCGGCTTCCTGATCGCCGGGGGCACCGGCCCCGCCGCCCTCGCCTCCGCCCTGGCCCACGCTGCGGCCGCCGTACAGCTGCCCGGCAGCGCCATGCCGGCCCCGGCGGACCTGCGCCCCGAGGCGGTCCACCTCACCCAGGACCTGCCCCTGGACCTCCCGCTGGCCCGGGCCTGAGGGTCACCGCCCCGCGGGCCTCACCGCACCCGGGCGCGCAGTTCCATCGCCCCGCGCGCGGCGGCCTCGCTCTCGTAGACCTCGCACATGTGCCGCCCGTCCGGCGTGGCGGTGTGCTCGACCTCCCACAGGCTGAACTCGCTCCCGTCCAGCAGGACGAAGGCGTGCTCGTACAGGCTGAATCCGGCATCCCGCCCGTCGGCCAGGCACTGCCGGCCGCCGAACGCCTGGGTGATGTGGTGCGCGTACGCCGAGCGCAGCAGCGTCGCCACCCCCTCACCGGGTCGGTCGGCGTTCTCCGCGCGGCGCAGCACCCGGCGGGCGTGGTCGGCGGACTGCTGGACCGTGTACTCGCGGCGGCGCTGCCGGGGCGCCGAGGCGGCGAACAGCGCGCTCAGCACCGCCAGATCGCCCTCCATCCCCTCCTCCCCCTCGCCCGGGTCGTGAGAGGGGTGCGGCACCGCCTCGGTCGGGGCCTCGCCGAACAGCCGGGCCACCGCCAGCCCGAGCTCGCTCTTGCTCGCGAAGACCTCGCAGCGGGTGCTCCGGTCGCCCTTCAGGCGGTAGGCCAGCTCCCACAGGGAGGCCGAACCGCCGTCGGACAGCAGGTAGGTGTGCCGGTGGGTCTCCCGCCACAGCCCCGCCGACGGGCTGTGGTGCGTGGTGTAGAGCGAAGAGCTGTGGGCGAGCGCCGTGCCGAGGCGCTCGACCAACCGGTCCGGCAGGTCGAAGGAGTTGAGGGCGCGGCCCAGGAGTCGCTCGAGGTGCGCCTCGGTTGTCTCGTACGGATCGCTCAAGGTGGGTCTCCAGGCCGTCGCAGCTTGTTACTTCGCGGAAGCTCAACGTAGCCCCTGGCTCTGACATCACGTCCGGGATTCGGTAAAACGTCCGGGAAGCATCAGGGGTTCCCGCCACACCTTCAGGTCAAGTTGCGTACGGATGGCCATGGTTCGCGGCGGTCTGTTGCGTTACGCGGGACCATGGGCGGTATGGCAACGAACACAGTGGGCGTCCCCCGCCAGCAGGGCCGCCCCCGCACCCGCCCCGAGGGCGAACAGGGCGCCTCCCGGGGGCTGGCCTGGCTGCTGGTGGTCACCGGCGCCGCCGGGCTGCTGGCCTCCTGGGTGATCACCCTCGACAAGTTCCTGCTGCTGGAGGACCCGGACTTCAAGCCCGCCTGCAGCCTCAACCCCGTGGTGTCCTGCGGCAGCGTCATGCAGAGCGAACAGGCCGCCGCCTTCGGCTTCCCCAACCCCATGCTCGGGCTGGCGACCTACGGGGTCGTGGTCTGCGTCGGCGCGGGCCTGCTGGCCGGCGCCCGCCACCGCGGCTGGTTCTGGCTGGGACTGAACGCCGGGACGCTCTTCGGCACCGGCTTCTGCGCCTGGCTGATGGTCCAGTCGCTGTACGAGATCAACGCCCTGTGCCTGTGGTGCTGCCTGGCCTGGGTGGCGACCCTGCTGATGTTCTGGGCGGTCACGGCCCACAACGTCGCCGTCGGCGTCCTGCCGGCGCCCGGCCCGCTGCGGGTCCTGTTCACCGAGTTCGGCTGGGCCCCGCCCGCCCTGCACCTCGGGGTGATCGGGATGCTGGTCCTGACCCGGTGGTGGGATTTCTGGACGAGTTGAGCGGCGGCGCCGTACCCGCACGTACGAGGGCCCCGGCGGCTGGATGCCAGCGGGGCCCTCGTCACTTCGCTCCACGGGCACCAGCGGCCCTGACCGGAAGGGGTCGAGCGGAAAAGATCAGCTGCCGATGGAGCCGTTGCCCGACAGGATCGGGATGTTGCTGAGGATGTGCGAGAGCGCCTCGTCACCCTTGGCCTGGGTGGAGTTCTCGGTGCACTGCTGGTTCTGCGGGCTCG
The Streptomyces sp. NBC_00091 genome window above contains:
- the pfkB gene encoding 1-phosphofructokinase; protein product: MILTVTPNPSLDRTYEVPSLDRGGVLRAAGERVDPGGKGVNVSRAVAAAGVPTTAVLPLGGPAGAMLAELLGAQGVDVTAVSIAGQTRSNISVVEPDGTLTKINAAGPELSAQESALLLDTVRGSASAAWIACCGSLPPGLEPSWYAELVARAHEAGARVALDTSGPALAAALPARPDVIKPNAAELAEAVGRPLATLGDAVKAAEELIGRGAGAVLASLGATGQLLVGAEGAYYGTAPVTAVRSDVGAGDAALAGFLIAGGTGPAALASALAHAAAAVQLPGSAMPAPADLRPEAVHLTQDLPLDLPLARA
- a CDS encoding vitamin K epoxide reductase family protein, with amino-acid sequence MATNTVGVPRQQGRPRTRPEGEQGASRGLAWLLVVTGAAGLLASWVITLDKFLLLEDPDFKPACSLNPVVSCGSVMQSEQAAAFGFPNPMLGLATYGVVVCVGAGLLAGARHRGWFWLGLNAGTLFGTGFCAWLMVQSLYEINALCLWCCLAWVATLLMFWAVTAHNVAVGVLPAPGPLRVLFTEFGWAPPALHLGVIGMLVLTRWWDFWTS
- a CDS encoding DUF6227 family protein, which encodes MSDPYETTEAHLERLLGRALNSFDLPDRLVERLGTALAHSSSLYTTHHSPSAGLWRETHRHTYLLSDGGSASLWELAYRLKGDRSTRCEVFASKSELGLAVARLFGEAPTEAVPHPSHDPGEGEEGMEGDLAVLSALFAASAPRQRRREYTVQQSADHARRVLRRAENADRPGEGVATLLRSAYAHHITQAFGGRQCLADGRDAGFSLYEHAFVLLDGSEFSLWEVEHTATPDGRHMCEVYESEAAARGAMELRARVR
- a CDS encoding MFS transporter, which codes for MSTETSKTSPERETGPVREERNAPAPQAAAAAAPQAADPDRRRWLALAIVMTASFMDLVDVTIVNIAIPSMRQDFGASTSAIQWITAGYALAFAAGLITGGRLGDIYGRKRLFLIGVAGFTAASLLCGIAADPSMLVASRLLQGAMAALMVPQVLAIIHVTFPQHERGKVFGMFGAIVGLGAVSGPMLGALLTEWNLFGLEWRTIFLINLPVGIAGVILGRKFISESKAPQALRLDLVGVVLATLALVMLIFPLTQGRENDWPLWGFVCMIASPFVFAAFIAYEKYKIKKDGSPLVELSLFKVKSFAGGIAVQLTFGLATGIFFLVWTLYMQMGLGWSALRAGTTGIPFSIAVSVAAGLSVEKLTPRFGRKVLQAGALTMAAGLLLYIWESEHYGMEIASWQMAAPLVVMGIGMGLIVAPLNDTILSQVPREHAGSASGLINTTGQMGNALGLALTSVVFFGSIEDDMVLGAPYVEAFRGALWWVVAVLVVIFTVMFMLPRKQIPLAEREGAVEPAPAV